CCCGCATGATCCGCTCGCCCATCAGCTTGGCCGTGGCGTAGGCGGTCGAATCCACGAAGGTCGTGCCGTCGTTCCATTTCGTGCCGGGCGCCGGCGGCAGGTCGGTCGTGAGGCCGCCCGGCTCCAGCCCGTCGGCCAGCGGCGCATCCTTATAGCCGCCCATGACGTGGTTCGAGGTGGCGAAAACGATGCGCCGGGTGCCGGCCTTGGCCGCCGCGGCGGCGAGGTTGGCCGTGATGTCGACCGATGCCGCGGCATCCGCCCAGGAGGCCGAGGGATAGGGGTTCTGCGCGGCCAGGTGGACGACGCCCTCGACGCGGCCGAGGGCTTCCTGCCAGCGGCGGTCGCGCGGATCGCTGAGATCGGCCTGGACCAGCTCGAAGCGGTCGGCCGGCAGGTCGCCGAACGCGGCGGGGTCGGCGCGAAGGTCGGCGACGACCACGCGCCGGCACCAGTCCCGTGTCAGCAGGTGCGCGGTGAGCTTGCGGCCGAGATTGCCGCCGCCGCCCGTGATCAGGACGGTGGCGGGCGGCGCGAAGGTGCTCATGACGATGTCCAGGGGAGTCAGGGTGGAAAGGCGATGCAGGCGGGGCTGGGAACGGAGGCCGGCTCGCCGGTCATGGTGAGCGCGCCGCTCGACGCGTCGATCGCGAACACGGCGACGGTGCTGCTGTCCTGGTTGGCGGCGAGCAGGAACCGGCCGGTCGGGTCGATGGCGATGTCGCGCGGCGTCCTGCCCCCGCTCGGCACCGTGCCGATGCGGCGGAGGTCGTCGCCCTCGCGCGCGATCACGGCGATGCTGTCGTCGCCGCGGGTCGAGGCGTAGACGAAGCGGCCGTTGGGGTGCAGCGCGATGCCGGCGCACGTGTCGGCCTCGGTGTGCGGCCGCGCCAGGGTCGGCACGGTCGCGGTCTCGGTCAGGGCGTCCGGCTCAAGCCGGTAGGCCGAGACGGTGCAGGCCAACTCGCAGACGACGTAGGCCCGATCGCCGGCCGGATCGATGCGGATATGGCGGGGGCCGGCGCCGGGCGCCGTGCGGGCGACCGCGACCGGCTGCGGCAGGACGCCGTTGCCGGTGCAGCGATAGGCGGCGACCGTGTCGGTGCCGAGGTCGCAGACCAGGAGCGTGTCGCCGTCGGGCGTCGGCTGGGTGCAATGCACGTGCGCCTCCGCCTGGCGGCTCCGGTTCGGTCCGCTGCCCTCGTGCTGGAACAGGGCGGCCGGCGCGATCGGCGCCCCGTCCGGACCGATCCGGGCGGCCGCGAAGCTTCCGCTGGAATAGTTCGCGACATAGAGGAAGCGCCCGTGAGGGTCGACGCCGATATGGCAGGGGTCGGCGCCGTGCGTGGACAAGGCGCCGAGAAAGGTCACGCCGTCGTCGCGCAGGCTGTAGGCGTGCAGTTCGGGCGCGTCGGTGGATTCCTGCGCGGCGTAGAGAAAGCGGCCGGTCGGATCGACCGTCACCCAGGACGGGTTGTCGACGCCGACGATGACGTCCTTCACCTCCACCCGGCCGCGCACGCCGTCGAGCGTCGCGCGGTAGATGCCCTCGGCCGTGCCCTGCACGTGCGGCATGGTCTTCGTGTAGGTGCCAATCAGAAGCCTGATCGGCGCGCTCGCGTCCGCTGCCATGGCGCGGTCCTCCCGCTGTTTTGGCTAGCTCTAGCGCAGAAGGACGGTCGGACGCGCGCCTTTTGTTGGACGTTCTGCCCTGCGCCGGCTTCAGACCGTCCCCCGCGCGGGAACCGGAGCCGCCCGCCCGCCGTTGCCCGTCGAGACAAGGGAGAGGCTCATGCGAAAGCTCCTGCGCTTCCTGCCGCTCGTCCTCATGGCGTGGCGCTATTTCAAGGGCCGTGGCGGCCGGCCCGGCCGGCGCGGCTATTAGGCGTCGGCACGCCGGCGGCGCCCTGTCGCCCGCGGTCCGGATTGCTGTATAAGAGCGGGCTTGCCGCGGAGAGCGGCTGCTCCGGCCGAGGCGGCCGGGCTCGTGCTCGGCGATCAGGCGGACCCTGCCCCCGCCGACCCGACGTCAACGGCAGGGAACAGGACGCCGCCATGCCGACCTACCGCTCCCGCACCACCACCCATGGCCGCAACATGGCGGGCGCGCGGGGCCTCTGGCGCGCCACCGGCATGAAGGACGGCGACTTCGGCAAGCCGATCATCGCGGTGGTCAACTCCTTCACCCAGTTCGTGCCGGGCCACGTCCACCTGAAGGACCTGGGCCAGCTCGTGGCCCGCGAGATCGAGAGCGCGGGCGGCGTCGCCAAGGAGTTCAACACGATCGCGGTCGACGACGGCATCGCCATGGGCCATGACGGCATGCTCTACTCGCTGCCGTCGCGCGAGTTGATCGCCGATGCCGTCGAGTACATGGTCAACGCGCATTGCGCCGACGCCATGGTCTGCATCTCCAATTGCGACAAGATCACGCCCGGCATGCTGATGGCGGCGCTGCGGCTGAACATCCCCGTGGTCTTCGTGTCGGGCGGGCCGATGGAGGCCGGCAAGGTCCGCATCCAGGGCAAGGAACGCGCGCTCGACCTGGTCGACGCCATGGTCGCCGCGGCCGACAGCAGCGTCTCCGAGCAGGACATGCAGGTCATCGAACGCTCGGCCTGTCCGACCTGCGGCTCGTGCTCCGGCATGTTCACCGCCAACTCGATGAACTGCCTGACCGAGGCGCTGGGCCTGTCCCTGCCCGGCAACGGCTCGATGCTCGCCACCCACGCCGACCGGCGCGGCCTGTTCATCGAGGCCGGGCACCTGATCGTCGACCTGGCAAGGCGCCACTACGAGCAGGACGACGCCGGCGTGCTGCCGCGCGCGATCGCCTGCTTCGCCGCCTTCGAGAACGCCATGACGCTCGACATCGCCATGGGCGGGTCGACCAACACCGTCCTGCATCTCCTGGCCGCCGCGCACGAGGCCGAGATGGACTTCACCATGGCCGACATCGACCGCCTGTCGCGCCGCGTGCCCGTGCTGTGCAAGGTCGCGCCGTCGAAGAACGACGTGCACATGGAGGACGTCCACCGCGCCGGCGGCATCATGGCGATCCTGGGCGAGCTCGACCGCGCCGGGCTGATCGACCGCTCGGTCGGCTCGGTCCACGCCGAGACCCTGGGCGACGCCCTCGACCGCTGGGACGTCGCGCGCGCGCCGAGCACGAGCGTCGCCGACTTCTACCGCGCCGCTCCGGGCGGCGTGCCGACCCAGACCGCGTTCAGCCAGGACCGGCGCTACGAGTCGCTCGACACCGACCGCGAGGGCGGCGTGATCCGCGACGCCCGGCACGCCTTCTCCCAGGACGGCGGGCTCGCGGTCCTGTACGGCAACCTCGCCGAGGACGGCTGCATCGTGAAGACCTCGGGCGTGGACGAATCGATCCTGGTCTTCAAGGGACCGGCCGTGATCTTCGAGAGCCAGGACGCGGCCGTCAGCGGCATCCTCACCGGCAAGGTCCGGGAGGGCGATATCGTCCTGATCCGCTACGAGGGACCGCGCGGCGGGCCGGGCATGCAGGAGATGCTCTACCCCACGAGCTACTTGAAGTCGAAGGGCCTGGGCAAGGCCTGCGCCCTGGTGACTGACGGGCGCTTCTCGGGCGGCTCGTCCGGCCTGTCGATCGGCCATCTCTCGCCCGAGGCGGCCGAGGGCGGCCTGATCGGCCTGGTCGAGACCGGCGACGTGATCGAGATCGACATCCCGAGCCGGCGGATCCACCTCGCGGTCGACGACGCCGAGATCGCCCGCCGGCGCGACGCGATGGACGCGCGCGGCGCCGCCGCCTGGAAGCCGGCGGAGACCCGCCCCCGCAAGGTCACCACGGCCCTTCGCGCCTACGCCGCGCACGCGACCAGCGCGGCCAAGGGCGCGGTGCGCCACGTGCCGGAGTAAGGGGCGCGGGCCGTGGTCACGCGCGACGTCGAGCCCTATGCCGTCGTCGCGGGCAACCCGGCCCGGACGATCCGCAAGCGGTTCGCCGACGCGCGCATCGCCATGCTGCTGGAGATGGCGTGGTGGCACTGGGCCGACGAGCGGATCCGGAAGGCCGTGCCGGTGCTGACCAGCGGGGACGTCGAGCGTCTGTACGGCCGTTGGCGCCGCCACGAGCAGGCGTAGCGGCCCGTCCGGCCGGGCGCGGCCCTACGCGTACAGGTCCTTGTACGTATCGCGCAGCACGTTCTTCTGGATCTTGCCCATCGTGTTGCGCGGCAGGGCGTCGACCACGACCACGCGCTTGGGCACCTTGAACTTGGCGAGCTTGCCGGCCAGCGCCGCCTGGATCCCGGCCTCGTCCAGCGTCGCGCCCGGCCGGGGCGCCACCACCGCGGTCACGCCCTCGCCGAAATCGGCGTGCGGCACGCCGATCACCGCGGATTCCGCCACGCCCGGCAGGCTGTCGAGCTCGGTCTCGACCTCGGCCGGATAGACGTTGAAGCCGCCCGAGATCACCAGGTCCTTGCCGCGGCCGACGATGCTGACATAGCCGCGCTCGTCGACCCGGCCGAGGTCGCCCGTGATGAAGAAGCCGTCCTGGCGGAACTCCAGGGCGGTCTTCTCTGGGTTGCGCCAGTAGCCTTTGAACACGTTCGGCCCCCTGACCTCGATCACGCCGATCTCGCCCTGGGGTAGGACCGCCCCGGTCTCGGGATCGGCGATCCGGAGCGCGACGCCCGGCAGGGGAAAGCCGACCGTGCCGGGAATCCGCTCGCCGTCCAGCGGGTTGGAGGTGTTCATGTTGGTCTCGGTCATGCCGTAGCGCTCGAGGATGGCATGGCCGGTGCGCGCGCTGAACTCGCGATGCGTTTCCGCCGAAAGCGGCGCCGAGCCCGAGATGAACAGGCGCATGTGGCTGACGAGGTCGCGGTCGAACGCCGTCTGGCCGAGCAGGCGCGCGTAGAAGGTCGGCACGCCCATCATGCTGGTCGCCCGGGGCAGGAGCCGCACGACCGCGTCGGCGTCGAAGCGGGGCAGGAACAGCATGGTCGCGCCGGCGAGCAGGCTCACATTGGTCGCGACGAACAGGCCGTGGGTGTGGAAGATCGGCAAGGCGTGCAGCAGCACGTCGCGTTCGGTGAAGCCCCAGTAGCCGACCAGGGTCCGGGCGTTGCTCAGGAGGTTGTCGTGGCTGAGCATGGCGCCCTTGGAGCGTCCGGTCGTGCCCGAGGTGTAGAGGATGGCGGCGAGGTCGTCGCCCGTCACGGCGACGTCGTGCACGCTGTCGCCCAGCCCGGCGGCACGCTCGGTGAAGCTGCCCTCGCCGTCGGGGCCCATGGTCAGCACGACCTCGACGCCCGCCTTCTGGGCGACGGAAGCGAGCGCGTCCTCCTTGGCGGGATCGCACACGAACACACGGGGCTCGGCGTCGCCCAGGAAATAGCCGATCTCCGCCGGCGTGTAGGCCGTGTTGAGCGGCAGGTAGACCGCGCCCGCGCGCAGGCAGGCGAGGTAGAGCATCAGGGCTTCCGGCGACTTCTCGGTCTGCGCGGCGACGCGGTCGCCCTTGCCGACGCCCAGCGCGATCAGGGTCGCGGCGAAGCGAGCCGACAGGCGCTCCATGTCGCCATAGGTGACGGTGACGCCTTCGCCCGTGACCAGGAAGGCCTTGTCCGGCGCCGCCATCCCTGCGCGCACCTGCGCGAACACCCCGTCCGTCATCGTCCCCACCGTTCTTGGCCGAAAGAGCGGGCGGAGCTTACAACGCGCCGCCTTGTTGCGCGAGCCTCACGCGGGCAGATCAGCGATCGCGCGCGCCAGGTCGGTCAGGTCCTCCGCAACCAGGTCGGGATCGGCCAGGAAGCGGGGATAGGGCCGGCCGCGCGCGACGAAGCCGGTGCGCATGCCGATCGCCCGCGCGCCGTTGAGATCCCAGGGATGGCACGCGACCAGGATCAGCCGTTCGGGCGCGATGCCGATGCGCGTCGCGGCGTGCCGGTACACCTCGGCGCGCGGCTTGGGCAGGCGGATCTCGCCGACCGTGATGACCGGCGTCACCACCTCGCCGAGCCCGATCCGGGCGAACAGGCCCTCGGTCGCCTCCGCCGATCCGTTGGTGAGCGCGGTCGTGCCGACGCCCGCCGCCTTCAGGATGTCGATCGCCGGCTTCGTCTCGGGATGCGGCTCCAGCGCCGCCATGCGCCCGAGCAGGTCGGCCTTGGCCTCGTCGCCGGCGGTTTTGCCGGCGCGCGCGAGCAGGTCGTCCAGATTGCTCTCCATGACGACCCGGAGCGGCTGGAACTGGCCGACCGCGCCCAGCGCGAAGAAGTCGCGCAGGCTGCCGGCGAACCAGGCATGCACCGCGTTCGCGGGCAGCCCGAGCGCCTGCAGCCCCTCGTCGAGCGGCTCGAGCGGGAACAGGGTCTCGATCACGTCGAACACCACGGCCTGCGGTCGTCGCAGCATGGCGATCCTCCAAACTCTTGGGGGCAACGGCCCTTGCGTGTCAGCGCAACCCTTCTTGTGCGGCCGGTGTGACGACGTGATTGCGCGCCCGCCGCAGGTAGGACGAAAGCACGCAGGTACAAGGTCTAGGGAGCGGGCGGAAAGGGCAATGCAGCCGCCCGCTGCCACGGCCCGCCCCGGTAGTGCCAGAGCAGCAGGCCCTCGCCACGGATCGCGAACGGCCGGAAATCGGCCTGAAGCCGGGCGAGAAGCGCGCGCGCCTGCTCGGGCGCGACCTTGTTCTGGATCGTCACGTGCGGGCGGAAGCCCTGGCGGTCCTGGGCCGACAGCCGAGGCCCGAAGCGCAGGGCGAGATCGGCGCGCAGCGCCGTCAGCGCCGGCGACTCCAGCGTGATCGCGACGCCGCGTCCGAGCGGGCGCAGGCCGTCGGCGGTGATCCTGAACGGCGCGGTCCGCGCTGCGGCCTCGCGCAACGTCGCCAGGACCGTCGCGATCTCCTCGCCCGGCAGGCGGTGCAACAGGGTGACATGGGCCGGGATCAGGTTGCGCTCAGGCGGAAAATGCGCCCGGCGCAATCCGTCCAGCCGCTCGAACGCGACGGGATCGAGTGCCACGGTCAGGATCAGGGGATCCATCGAGCGGCCGCCCGGGCGAGGCGCGACGCGATCCGGCAATCGACGCTCATGACGGTTCTCCGGCAGGCTCGCAAACATTGAAATCATGCCGTCGGTGCAGGAGCATGCCGCGAACCTGCGGGCGCCGCATCACGCGGCTGACCGCATGACGGGCGGGACCGCGATGACGGCATCCGACGCAAGGCTGACGGCCGATCTCGATGCGGCCTTCGATTCGATCGAGGCGCGAGGGCTCCTGAAGGACGTCCATGCCTGCCTGATCGTCAAGGACGGCCAGATCGTCCTCGAGCGCTACGTCGACGGGGAGGATTTCGCCTGGGGCCGTCCGCTCGGCCGCGTCGCCTTCGGACCCGATACCCTCCACGATCTTCGTTCGGTCACCAAGAGCATCGTCGGCCTGCTCTACGGCATCGCGCTCGACCGGGGCGAGGTGCCCGGACCGGACGCGCCGCTCCTCGACGCCTTCCCTGACTGTGCCGATCTCGCCCACGATCCCGCCCGCGCCCGGTGGCGCGTGGGTCACGCCCTGACCATGACGCTGGGTACGGCATGGAGCGAGGACGCGCCCTACACCAGTTCCGCCAACAGCGAGATCGCGATGGAGATGGCGGACGACCGGTTCCGGTACATCCTGGACCGGCCGATCCTGTCCGCTCCCGGCGAGCGCTGGATCTACAATGGCGGGGCCACCGCCCTGCTGGGCCATGTCATCGCGCAGGGCAGCGGTCGGCCGCTCGACGTCTTCGCCCGCGATCATCTGTTCGCCCCGCTGGGAATCGATCGGTTCGAGTGGACGCGCGGTCGGGACGGCGCGCCTTCGGCCGCGTCCGGCCTGCGCCTCGCCGCGCGTGATCTCGTCCGCATCGGGAGCCTCGTCGCACAAGACGGTCTCTGGCAGGGACGCACGATCGTGGGGCGGGCCTGGCTCGAGCAAAGCCTGAAGCCGGCTGTCCCGGTCGACGCCGAGCTTCGGTACGGCCGGCACTGGTATCTCGGCGCCCAAGGGCCGATCGCGTGGGTCGCGGCGATGGGCAACGGCGGCCAGCGCCTGGTCATCGTGCCGCGGCACGGGCTGGTCATGGCCCTGTTCGCCGGCGCCTACGACCGGCCCGACCAGGTCCGTCCGGCAGCCGCCCTCATGCGCGACGCGATCCTGCCAGCGCTCGCTCGCTGAGCGCTCCATCGACGCCACTGTTTTTTCCGGCCAGGATAGCGCAACGTAGATCGACTTGGCGCAACGCTTGCTTTGGGGTGATCGCAAGCTTGGGTGCGATCACGAGGCGGCGCCGGACGGCCCGGCCTCGACTTCCGCCCTGCCCGGCGTCATGGTCGGTGGGTCGTTGGACGTGCTCGGCACGTCGCGATCCGAAGGCCTTTCCACCTGTCCGTATCGAGAAGAAGGCTGACAATGCGCACCTCCCGGCCCGTCGCCCCTGCCCTGCTCGCGGCTTCCCTCCTCGTCCTATCCGCCGCGACCGCCTTCGCCCAGTCGCCCGAATTGCCGGCGGCGCCGCAATGGCTGACCGACGCCGACGTCCTTCGCGTCGGCGTCAAGTGTGACTACCCGCCGGACGGCTATCTCGACATGTCCGGGGTGCCCCAGGGCGTCGAGGTCAGCCTCGCCCGGCAGATCGCCGAATATGCCCTGGGCGACCAGGACAAGGCCGAGCTCTCCTGCGTCACGGCGGCGAACCGGATCCCGGCGCTGACCGGCGGCCGCGCCGACCTGGTGATCGCCACGATCGGCGTGACCGCCGAGCGCGCCGAGGTCATCGACTTCAGCGACCCCTACGCCTGGGGCGGCAGCGACCTCCTGGTCGCCTCGGACAGCGGCATCGACAGCCTGGAAGCCATGCGCGGCAAGACCATCGCCGCCGCCAAGGGCGCCTGGCAGGTGCCGTGGTTCGAGCAGCACCAGCCCGAGACGGAGATCCTCCAGTTCGATTCCGTCTCCGACGGCCTGCAGGCGCTGCTGCAGGGCCGCGTCCAGGGCTTCGCGCACGACAAGGACGTCCTGATCGGGCTCGACGTCGCGAACGACAATCTCCAGCTCGTGGGCGAGCCCTACATCATCGGCAATCGCGCGGCCGGCATCGCCAAGGGCCACGAGGACTTCGTCGCCTATGTCAACGCCGCGATCGCGAAGGCCAAGGCCGACGGCCTGGTCGGCGAGTGGATCGAGGCGAACGTCAAGCCGGAGCTGCAGACCTACGTGAAGGACTCCTGGGACATGAGCAAGGAGCCCAAGGTCGCGGACTGACGGCCTTCGTTCGGATGGACGGGCAGCCGCGCGCCGCCCGTCCCCTGCCTGCTTCGCGTGATCGACCGCCCGTCCGATGAACTACGATTTCCGCTGGGACTACATCTGGGCGAACGGACCCGCCCTGATGCAGGGCCTCTGGCTGACCCTCCAGATCAGCACGATCAGCATCCTGATCGCGGCCGCGATCGGCGTGCTCGGCGCCAGCATCCGCGTCGCCCGCGTGCCCGTCCTGTCGCCGCTGATCGCCGCCTATGTCGAGTTCGTGCGCAACACGCCCCTGCTCGTGCAGATCTTCTTCATCTTCTTCGGCCTGCCCAGCATCGGCCTGGGCCTGTCGCTCTACGCCTCGGGCATCCTCGCGCTCTCGCTCTGGGGCGGCGCGTTCAACGTCGAGAACGTGCGCGGCGGCTTCTTGTCCGTGCCGCAGGGCCTGGTGGAAGCGTCGCGCTCGCTCGGGCTGCGGCCGTGGCACTACACGCTCAAGGTGGCGATTCCGCTCGCGCTTCGGGTGAGCATCCCGGCCATGCTCAACACCTCGATCTCGGTTCTGAAGAACTCCTCCTATCTCCAGGCGATCGGCATGGTCGAGCTGACCTTCGTCGCGATGGAGCGGGTCGCCTCGGAATACCGCACGCTCGAGATGTTCCTGGCGATCGGCGTGCTCTATCTCGGCCTCGTCCTGATCCTGTCCTTCCTCGTCCGCCGGCTCGAGCACCGGCTGAACGCGCCGTTCCGGCAGGCCTGACATGGACCAGATCCAGCTCATCCTCGCCAACTGGACGTTCTTCGCGGGCGGCCTGCTGCGCACGCTCCAGCTCGCCGCGGTCACCCTCGTCTTCGCCACGCTGATCGCCGCCCTGGTCGGCCTCGCCTCGGTGGCGCGCACCAAGGCGCTGCGTGTCGCGGCGCTGGTCTATGTCGAGTTCTTCCGCGACATACCCCTGCTCGTGAACGTGTTCTTCGTCTATTTCGCGGCGCCGGTGGTCGGCATCCGGCTCGACCCGTTCACGGCCTCCTGCGTCAGCCTGTCCGTCTGGGGCGGCGCGTACGGCGCGGAGATCGTGCGCGGCGGCTTCAACGCGGTGCCGCACCACCAGGACTTGAGCGCGACCGCCCTCGGCATGAAGCGCTGGGAAATCCTCTGGTTCGTCATCATCCCGCAGATGATCTTGCCGATCCTGCCGGCCTTCACCGGCCTGTTCGTGCTCCTGATCCAGAGCACGTCGGTCGCGGCGATCATCGGCGACCTCGAGCTGCTGCGCTCGGGCCAGATCGCCATCGAGCGCGCCACGCTGATGACGGGCCAGAGTCCGGCCTTCGCCGTCTATGGCTGCATTCTCGTGCTCTATTTCATCGTGTGCTGGTGCCTGACCCGCTTCGCCAAATGGCTGGAGCTGAAGCTGGTCGGCCGTACGCAGCGCTCGGCGGCGCCGATCCGCAACCCGGCCGAGGGCAGCGTCTGACATGACCGACGCCCCTTTTCTCGCCGTGACGGATCTCGCCAAGCGCTTCGGCGGCCACCAGGCGCTTGCCGACATTTCCTTCGCGATCGGCAAGGGCGAGGTCGTCGTCCTGATCGGCCCGTCCGGCTCCGGCAAGAGCACGCTGATCCGCTGCCTGAACGGCCTGGTCCGGCCGGACGAAGGCCGGATCGCGGTCGAGGGCAGCGACATCCCGTTCGGGCGCGAACG
Above is a genomic segment from Geminicoccaceae bacterium SCSIO 64248 containing:
- a CDS encoding amino acid ABC transporter permease, with translation MDQIQLILANWTFFAGGLLRTLQLAAVTLVFATLIAALVGLASVARTKALRVAALVYVEFFRDIPLLVNVFFVYFAAPVVGIRLDPFTASCVSLSVWGGAYGAEIVRGGFNAVPHHQDLSATALGMKRWEILWFVIIPQMILPILPAFTGLFVLLIQSTSVAAIIGDLELLRSGQIAIERATLMTGQSPAFAVYGCILVLYFIVCWCLTRFAKWLELKLVGRTQRSAAPIRNPAEGSV
- a CDS encoding HAD hydrolase-like protein, which gives rise to MLRRPQAVVFDVIETLFPLEPLDEGLQALGLPANAVHAWFAGSLRDFFALGAVGQFQPLRVVMESNLDDLLARAGKTAGDEAKADLLGRMAALEPHPETKPAIDILKAAGVGTTALTNGSAEATEGLFARIGLGEVVTPVITVGEIRLPKPRAEVYRHAATRIGIAPERLILVACHPWDLNGARAIGMRTGFVARGRPYPRFLADPDLVAEDLTDLARAIADLPA
- a CDS encoding 2'-5' RNA ligase family protein; the protein is MDPLILTVALDPVAFERLDGLRRAHFPPERNLIPAHVTLLHRLPGEEIATVLATLREAAARTAPFRITADGLRPLGRGVAITLESPALTALRADLALRFGPRLSAQDRQGFRPHVTIQNKVAPEQARALLARLQADFRPFAIRGEGLLLWHYRGGPWQRAAALPFPPAP
- a CDS encoding transporter substrate-binding domain-containing protein, translating into MRTSRPVAPALLAASLLVLSAATAFAQSPELPAAPQWLTDADVLRVGVKCDYPPDGYLDMSGVPQGVEVSLARQIAEYALGDQDKAELSCVTAANRIPALTGGRADLVIATIGVTAERAEVIDFSDPYAWGGSDLLVASDSGIDSLEAMRGKTIAAAKGAWQVPWFEQHQPETEILQFDSVSDGLQALLQGRVQGFAHDKDVLIGLDVANDNLQLVGEPYIIGNRAAGIAKGHEDFVAYVNAAIAKAKADGLVGEWIEANVKPELQTYVKDSWDMSKEPKVAD
- the ilvD gene encoding dihydroxy-acid dehydratase, which translates into the protein MPTYRSRTTTHGRNMAGARGLWRATGMKDGDFGKPIIAVVNSFTQFVPGHVHLKDLGQLVAREIESAGGVAKEFNTIAVDDGIAMGHDGMLYSLPSRELIADAVEYMVNAHCADAMVCISNCDKITPGMLMAALRLNIPVVFVSGGPMEAGKVRIQGKERALDLVDAMVAAADSSVSEQDMQVIERSACPTCGSCSGMFTANSMNCLTEALGLSLPGNGSMLATHADRRGLFIEAGHLIVDLARRHYEQDDAGVLPRAIACFAAFENAMTLDIAMGGSTNTVLHLLAAAHEAEMDFTMADIDRLSRRVPVLCKVAPSKNDVHMEDVHRAGGIMAILGELDRAGLIDRSVGSVHAETLGDALDRWDVARAPSTSVADFYRAAPGGVPTQTAFSQDRRYESLDTDREGGVIRDARHAFSQDGGLAVLYGNLAEDGCIVKTSGVDESILVFKGPAVIFESQDAAVSGILTGKVREGDIVLIRYEGPRGGPGMQEMLYPTSYLKSKGLGKACALVTDGRFSGGSSGLSIGHLSPEAAEGGLIGLVETGDVIEIDIPSRRIHLAVDDAEIARRRDAMDARGAAAWKPAETRPRKVTTALRAYAAHATSAAKGAVRHVPE
- a CDS encoding malonyl-CoA synthase, with amino-acid sequence MTDGVFAQVRAGMAAPDKAFLVTGEGVTVTYGDMERLSARFAATLIALGVGKGDRVAAQTEKSPEALMLYLACLRAGAVYLPLNTAYTPAEIGYFLGDAEPRVFVCDPAKEDALASVAQKAGVEVVLTMGPDGEGSFTERAAGLGDSVHDVAVTGDDLAAILYTSGTTGRSKGAMLSHDNLLSNARTLVGYWGFTERDVLLHALPIFHTHGLFVATNVSLLAGATMLFLPRFDADAVVRLLPRATSMMGVPTFYARLLGQTAFDRDLVSHMRLFISGSAPLSAETHREFSARTGHAILERYGMTETNMNTSNPLDGERIPGTVGFPLPGVALRIADPETGAVLPQGEIGVIEVRGPNVFKGYWRNPEKTALEFRQDGFFITGDLGRVDERGYVSIVGRGKDLVISGGFNVYPAEVETELDSLPGVAESAVIGVPHADFGEGVTAVVAPRPGATLDEAGIQAALAGKLAKFKVPKRVVVVDALPRNTMGKIQKNVLRDTYKDLYA
- a CDS encoding serine hydrolase codes for the protein MTASDARLTADLDAAFDSIEARGLLKDVHACLIVKDGQIVLERYVDGEDFAWGRPLGRVAFGPDTLHDLRSVTKSIVGLLYGIALDRGEVPGPDAPLLDAFPDCADLAHDPARARWRVGHALTMTLGTAWSEDAPYTSSANSEIAMEMADDRFRYILDRPILSAPGERWIYNGGATALLGHVIAQGSGRPLDVFARDHLFAPLGIDRFEWTRGRDGAPSAASGLRLAARDLVRIGSLVAQDGLWQGRTIVGRAWLEQSLKPAVPVDAELRYGRHWYLGAQGPIAWVAAMGNGGQRLVIVPRHGLVMALFAGAYDRPDQVRPAAALMRDAILPALAR
- a CDS encoding amino acid ABC transporter permease produces the protein MNYDFRWDYIWANGPALMQGLWLTLQISTISILIAAAIGVLGASIRVARVPVLSPLIAAYVEFVRNTPLLVQIFFIFFGLPSIGLGLSLYASGILALSLWGGAFNVENVRGGFLSVPQGLVEASRSLGLRPWHYTLKVAIPLALRVSIPAMLNTSISVLKNSSYLQAIGMVELTFVAMERVASEYRTLEMFLAIGVLYLGLVLILSFLVRRLEHRLNAPFRQA
- a CDS encoding lactonase family protein, producing MAADASAPIRLLIGTYTKTMPHVQGTAEGIYRATLDGVRGRVEVKDVIVGVDNPSWVTVDPTGRFLYAAQESTDAPELHAYSLRDDGVTFLGALSTHGADPCHIGVDPHGRFLYVANYSSGSFAAARIGPDGAPIAPAALFQHEGSGPNRSRQAEAHVHCTQPTPDGDTLLVCDLGTDTVAAYRCTGNGVLPQPVAVARTAPGAGPRHIRIDPAGDRAYVVCELACTVSAYRLEPDALTETATVPTLARPHTEADTCAGIALHPNGRFVYASTRGDDSIAVIAREGDDLRRIGTVPSGGRTPRDIAIDPTGRFLLAANQDSSTVAVFAIDASSGALTMTGEPASVPSPACIAFPP
- a CDS encoding NAD(P)-dependent oxidoreductase translates to MSTFAPPATVLITGGGGNLGRKLTAHLLTRDWCRRVVVADLRADPAAFGDLPADRFELVQADLSDPRDRRWQEALGRVEGVVHLAAQNPYPSASWADAAASVDITANLAAAAAKAGTRRIVFATSNHVMGGYKDAPLADGLEPGGLTTDLPPAPGTKWNDGTTFVDSTAYATAKLMGERIMRAQAEASGGALSTVSIRIGWCQPGDNRPETLSVIGTASKDAPPAATDADARRALAWYRNMWLSNPDLLRVVESALTADPSGWPSRGVVVNAMSANRGMAWDIATTERLIGYRARDDVWAHVDPV